The Congregibacter litoralis KT71 genome contains a region encoding:
- a CDS encoding Rieske (2Fe-2S) protein, translated as MAYRALEKLINLHDGYRKAVQVAGRQALLFQEAGVLRLVDRHCPHQGQVLDAAPIDKGMLICPKHQLQFSLKDGAPSPAICASLKIHDLVYEGNSVGVDE; from the coding sequence ATGGCTTATCGCGCCCTTGAGAAGCTCATCAACCTCCACGACGGTTACCGCAAGGCTGTTCAAGTCGCGGGACGCCAGGCCCTACTTTTTCAGGAGGCGGGCGTTCTACGACTCGTGGATCGCCACTGTCCCCATCAGGGGCAGGTTCTGGATGCGGCACCCATCGACAAGGGGATGCTCATCTGTCCTAAACATCAGCTACAGTTTTCTCTGAAGGATGGGGCTCCGTCACCGGCAATCTGCGCTTCTCTTAAAATCCACGATTTGGTTTACGAGGGTAATAGCGTCGGTGTAGATGAGTAG
- the meaB gene encoding methylmalonyl Co-A mutase-associated GTPase MeaB, producing the protein MPAPDPQSILDGNRRALAKAITLTESSLGAHREESQRLLEALLPHTGNSIRIGISGVPGVGKSTFIESFGQLLLKAGKRLAVLAVDPSSPVAGGSIMGDKTRMEQLSREENVFIRPTPSGGTLGGVAQKTRETMLLCEAAGYDVIIVETVGVGQSEFQVAGMVDFFMLLMLPGGGDELQGIKKGIVELADALVINKSDGEGAGIAAATQTQYQSAFSLLRNESHWTPVVMRCSALANTGLGEVWDTIQSYVASTRESGFFERQRATQNRQWMQQLVQSLLMQRLKESPSVAAALPKLEMDVESQTITPYAAARRVIELMDEG; encoded by the coding sequence GTGCCTGCGCCTGATCCCCAAAGTATTCTCGACGGGAACCGGCGGGCGCTCGCTAAAGCGATAACGCTCACGGAAAGCTCTCTTGGGGCCCATCGTGAAGAGTCTCAGCGCTTGCTCGAAGCCCTGCTGCCCCACACGGGGAACAGCATTCGCATAGGTATCAGCGGTGTGCCCGGCGTTGGAAAATCCACCTTTATCGAATCTTTTGGTCAACTGCTTCTCAAGGCGGGTAAACGCCTCGCAGTCCTGGCCGTAGACCCCAGCTCTCCCGTCGCCGGTGGCTCCATCATGGGTGACAAGACGCGCATGGAGCAGTTGTCCCGGGAAGAAAACGTGTTTATTCGTCCCACACCCTCGGGTGGAACCCTGGGAGGTGTTGCGCAAAAAACCCGAGAGACCATGCTCCTCTGTGAGGCCGCGGGCTATGATGTCATTATCGTGGAAACCGTAGGCGTGGGGCAGTCGGAGTTCCAGGTTGCCGGGATGGTCGACTTTTTTATGCTCCTGATGCTGCCGGGCGGCGGCGATGAGCTTCAGGGAATCAAGAAGGGCATCGTCGAACTCGCGGATGCCCTGGTGATCAATAAGTCAGACGGCGAGGGCGCCGGTATCGCCGCGGCAACCCAGACCCAGTACCAGTCCGCCTTCAGCCTTTTGCGGAACGAAAGTCATTGGACGCCTGTGGTAATGCGTTGCTCCGCCCTCGCCAACACCGGTCTCGGGGAAGTCTGGGACACCATTCAATCCTATGTCGCCTCAACCCGGGAGTCCGGGTTTTTTGAGCGACAGCGCGCCACGCAAAATCGTCAGTGGATGCAGCAGCTGGTGCAGTCCCTGCTGATGCAGCGCCTCAAGGAAAGCCCCAGCGTTGCTGCGGCGTTGCCCAAACTGGAAATGGATGTTGAGTCCCAGACGATAACGCCCTATGCCGCTGCCCGGCGGGTAATTGAGCTGATGGACGAAGGCTGA
- a CDS encoding biotin/lipoyl-containing protein produces the protein MSNEHYLHNPLIHSDRQLGRRSSPWVSQFDCTHIRPLIICRGPIRKEAIDVFREMGIRHIGILLSEKDSIVYQNALAPELRVMPDPERVHRVPDYTGVNKEERDQRIQQIIGIARDNGYNAIFAGYGFMAEDETMVAAMETAGLNFIGPCSRTVHDAGLKDEAKRTALKTGVSVTPGIDNATALTLLKRHPDHAALKALIESEGLPLDPANLDEDLEAAADQVLAASYSKGVDLYTVDELSETVTEAVLRMSEDYPSNRVRLKAISGGGGKGQRILGIGEAERAGEMVREILNEVKTTGVGDNKNVLVELNIETTRHQEIQVIGNGQWSMSLGGRDCSLQMHEQKLLEVSVTLESLHLALEEAKAQGKTTEAAVLEQDIHTLSQMEDEAARFGEAVGLDSVSTFECIVDRDKHFFMEMNTRIQVEHRVTELCYALRFANPENSEDHFIVESLVEAMVLLAAHGPRLPKPHRVPRHNDSVEARLNATNQALQPSAGGVIEYWSDAIDGEIRDDQGISLHNPDTDVFMKYTLAGAYDSNIALLLTVGNTRLECYQGMAETIRQTQMRGKDLATNLEFHYGLVNWFLGQNINARPTTRFIVPYLTAVGELKREAQNIDLEHAWRQLSAREIEGAKGANGGGIEGSDDASLALTLDLKHTLLLRPLQILLDQPHLLSGWLSIHRDSYTMINGHVSWNENPMELLADIYHYLNMDLVSGAPAAGMIWEHDHDILSDAQAFYARLDAILPAEDWLAMQTLLSEDHAPEGVALSEEEWAAVQSAHRGYQSGCSILSVLPAIAETTAYFSLAVNDDLTIDIPERLNDAELQSAMAKVLVPPPLAKSDEIIAASGGMFYGRETPDSPLYVEKGDHFDAGDPLYIVEVMKMFNKVYAPFAGTVDEVLVEGDGMIISKGQPVFRITPDEKIVVESPEEIAARRRAATARYLEII, from the coding sequence GTGTCTAACGAACATTATTTGCACAATCCCCTGATTCACAGCGATCGACAGCTTGGGCGACGAAGCAGTCCCTGGGTGAGTCAATTCGATTGCACCCATATCCGGCCCCTGATTATCTGCCGGGGACCCATTCGCAAGGAGGCCATCGACGTTTTTCGGGAGATGGGGATCCGGCATATCGGCATTTTACTGTCCGAGAAAGACTCCATCGTTTATCAGAACGCGCTGGCCCCGGAGCTACGTGTCATGCCGGACCCCGAACGGGTCCATCGCGTGCCCGACTACACCGGTGTCAACAAAGAAGAGCGTGATCAGCGCATCCAGCAGATCATCGGCATTGCCCGGGACAACGGATACAACGCCATCTTTGCCGGCTACGGCTTTATGGCAGAGGACGAGACCATGGTGGCTGCCATGGAGACCGCCGGACTGAACTTCATCGGTCCCTGCTCGCGCACGGTGCATGATGCGGGCCTGAAGGACGAGGCGAAGCGCACGGCATTGAAGACCGGTGTATCCGTGACGCCGGGTATTGATAACGCCACGGCGCTCACGCTGCTCAAACGTCACCCCGATCACGCAGCATTGAAAGCGCTCATTGAGAGCGAGGGTCTGCCCCTGGATCCGGCAAACCTGGATGAGGATCTCGAAGCGGCCGCCGATCAGGTGCTGGCAGCGAGTTACAGCAAAGGCGTGGATCTTTACACCGTTGATGAGCTCAGCGAAACCGTGACGGAAGCCGTACTGCGCATGAGCGAGGACTATCCCAGCAACCGCGTGCGCCTCAAGGCTATCAGCGGTGGCGGGGGGAAAGGACAGCGAATCCTCGGCATTGGTGAGGCTGAGCGCGCCGGCGAAATGGTGCGTGAGATCCTTAACGAGGTAAAAACCACCGGGGTCGGCGATAACAAAAACGTTCTGGTGGAGCTGAACATAGAAACCACGCGTCACCAGGAAATTCAGGTGATTGGTAACGGTCAATGGAGCATGAGTCTGGGTGGCCGCGATTGCTCTTTACAGATGCACGAGCAGAAGCTCCTCGAGGTCTCCGTGACCCTGGAGTCCCTGCACTTGGCCCTCGAGGAGGCCAAAGCACAGGGCAAGACCACGGAAGCGGCGGTACTGGAGCAGGATATCCATACTTTGTCTCAGATGGAGGACGAGGCGGCGCGCTTCGGTGAGGCCGTGGGACTGGACTCCGTGTCGACCTTCGAATGCATCGTTGACCGCGACAAGCACTTCTTTATGGAGATGAATACGCGCATACAGGTTGAGCATCGGGTCACCGAACTCTGCTACGCCCTGCGTTTCGCGAATCCTGAAAACTCCGAGGATCACTTTATCGTGGAGTCCCTGGTAGAGGCGATGGTGCTTCTGGCGGCCCACGGTCCCAGGCTTCCCAAACCCCACCGCGTACCTCGGCACAATGACAGCGTGGAGGCTCGCCTCAACGCGACAAACCAGGCGCTGCAGCCCAGTGCCGGCGGCGTCATTGAATACTGGTCGGATGCCATCGATGGCGAGATTCGTGATGACCAGGGCATCAGTCTGCACAATCCGGACACGGATGTGTTCATGAAGTACACCCTGGCGGGCGCCTACGATTCCAACATAGCGCTGCTCCTCACCGTGGGGAACACGCGGCTGGAATGTTATCAGGGCATGGCCGAAACCATCCGTCAGACGCAAATGCGTGGTAAGGACCTCGCCACGAATCTCGAATTTCATTATGGCCTGGTGAACTGGTTCCTGGGCCAGAACATCAATGCGCGGCCAACCACGCGCTTTATCGTGCCCTATTTAACGGCGGTGGGTGAGCTGAAGCGCGAAGCTCAGAACATCGACCTGGAACACGCCTGGCGACAGCTCAGCGCAAGGGAGATCGAAGGTGCCAAAGGTGCAAACGGTGGAGGTATAGAAGGCTCCGACGATGCTTCCCTGGCCCTGACCCTGGATCTCAAACACACCCTGTTGCTGCGACCCCTGCAAATTCTTCTGGACCAGCCCCATCTCCTTAGCGGCTGGCTGAGCATCCACCGGGACAGCTACACCATGATCAACGGTCATGTGAGCTGGAATGAGAACCCCATGGAGCTGTTGGCGGACATCTATCACTACCTGAACATGGATCTGGTGTCCGGTGCTCCGGCGGCAGGCATGATCTGGGAGCATGATCACGACATTCTGAGCGACGCCCAGGCTTTCTACGCCCGACTCGACGCCATCCTGCCGGCGGAGGATTGGCTGGCCATGCAAACCCTGCTTTCCGAGGATCATGCGCCCGAGGGCGTGGCGCTTTCAGAGGAGGAATGGGCGGCGGTGCAATCTGCCCATCGCGGCTATCAGTCCGGCTGTTCTATCCTCAGTGTGCTTCCCGCTATCGCCGAGACCACGGCTTACTTCTCTTTGGCCGTGAATGACGATCTCACCATTGATATTCCCGAGCGCCTCAACGACGCCGAGCTCCAGAGCGCCATGGCCAAGGTCCTTGTGCCGCCCCCCCTTGCCAAGTCCGACGAAATCATCGCGGCCAGCGGCGGTATGTTCTACGGCAGAGAAACACCGGATTCACCGCTGTACGTGGAAAAAGGCGATCACTTTGACGCCGGTGATCCTTTGTACATCGTCGAAGTCATGAAAATGTTCAACAAGGTTTATGCGCCGTTTGCCGGCACCGTCGATGAGGTGCTCGTTGAGGGGGATGGCATGATTATCAGCAAGGGGCAGCCGGTATTCCGGATCACCCCCGACGAAAAAATAGTGGTGGAATCCCCCGAGGAGATTGCCGCGCGACGGCGTGCTGCGACGGCCCGCTATCTCGAAATAATCTAG
- the mce gene encoding methylmalonyl-CoA epimerase, producing MITALDHIAVAVPNLEKAIQRFCEDFGLPLDGTEDVEAAKTSTAFIPLPPTNIELVHPLNGEGPIAKYLEKRGGGLHHLCFRSDDIYADVERLKAKGYAFITDAPSPGAHNSLTIFIHPKSCDGILVELNQPADEH from the coding sequence ATGATCACCGCTCTGGACCACATCGCCGTCGCCGTGCCCAACCTCGAAAAAGCGATCCAACGTTTTTGTGAGGACTTTGGACTTCCCCTGGATGGTACGGAGGACGTGGAAGCTGCCAAGACCTCCACGGCCTTCATACCGCTGCCACCCACCAATATTGAGCTGGTCCACCCCCTCAATGGTGAGGGCCCCATCGCCAAGTATCTGGAGAAACGGGGAGGCGGACTCCATCATCTGTGCTTCCGCTCCGACGACATCTATGCGGATGTGGAGCGGCTCAAGGCCAAGGGCTATGCGTTTATCACCGACGCGCCGTCTCCCGGTGCGCATAACTCACTCACCATTTTTATTCATCCCAAAAGCTGTGACGGTATTCTTGTGGAACTGAATCAGCCCGCCGACGAACACTGA
- a CDS encoding GNAT family N-acetyltransferase — protein MNSPDKPRVREAVWPADARELERIRSAVFVMEQGVPRDIEWDGRDKDAAHAIAELEGAAIGCGRLLTDGRIGRLAVIARYRGQGVGAKLLQCLLGLARQRGQKELYLHAQADAVAFYERAGFIARGEPFEEAGITHRDMHLSLDYSDWNEPIPHLQYPRPFSELVVAQARLARRELRILSPRLDNRVFDQEDLVSAIRLFLRDGNLNNVQILVQDARAIVQRGHRLLALSRRLPSRIEIRRLGEHPQWNDDTLVLRDRDSVLELPGEDADAGFYRPQNRPRAEAAINRFDELWRLGQIDPEFRALSL, from the coding sequence ATGAATAGTCCTGACAAGCCTCGGGTTCGGGAAGCAGTTTGGCCGGCAGATGCCCGTGAACTAGAGCGCATCCGCAGCGCTGTTTTTGTCATGGAACAGGGAGTGCCTCGGGATATTGAGTGGGACGGGCGCGACAAAGACGCAGCTCATGCCATCGCCGAACTTGAGGGCGCGGCAATCGGATGCGGACGTTTGCTCACCGATGGCCGTATTGGCCGCCTTGCCGTGATTGCCCGGTACCGCGGTCAGGGTGTCGGCGCGAAGCTTTTACAGTGTCTCCTGGGTCTCGCCCGCCAGCGAGGGCAAAAAGAGCTTTACCTTCATGCTCAGGCTGATGCCGTAGCGTTCTATGAGCGTGCAGGTTTTATAGCCCGGGGGGAGCCCTTTGAGGAAGCGGGTATCACTCACCGCGATATGCATCTGTCCCTGGATTATAGCGACTGGAACGAGCCTATCCCCCATCTGCAATACCCCCGACCCTTCTCGGAACTGGTGGTCGCCCAGGCTCGTCTGGCGCGTCGGGAGCTACGTATTCTCAGTCCCAGACTGGACAACAGGGTCTTTGATCAGGAAGACCTGGTATCAGCGATACGCCTGTTTCTGCGCGACGGCAATCTCAATAACGTTCAGATTCTGGTGCAGGACGCGCGCGCCATCGTTCAACGGGGACATCGTTTATTGGCCCTGAGCCGCCGCCTGCCCAGCAGAATAGAGATTCGCCGGCTTGGGGAGCATCCCCAATGGAATGATGACACCCTGGTGCTTCGCGATAGAGACAGCGTCCTGGAGCTGCCCGGAGAAGACGCCGATGCCGGTTTTTATCGGCCGCAGAACCGGCCCAGAGCGGAAGCGGCTATCAACCGCTTTGATGAACTTTGGCGCCTGGGACAGATTGATCCGGAGTTTCGAGCGCTGTCTCTCTAG
- the purB gene encoding adenylosuccinate lyase, whose amino-acid sequence MSTDGLTLTPLTAVTPLDGRYASKTRPLAEVFSEYGLIRRRVLVEVHWLLALSREPQITEVAPLSPQAVAKLEAIANNFSVDDAAQIKAIEATTNHDVKAVEYFIKERFENNDELQRISEFVHFACTSEDINNLAHALMLRDGLTEVLVPGFESLVRTLAGIAHDLADQPMLSRTHGQTASPTTMGKEIANSVARLRRQLTRINGVPLLGKMNGAVGNYNAHLASYPDIDWQSFSAHFIEGLGLAQNPYTTQIEPHDYMAELFDAIGGANTVLLDFARDIWGYISLGYFKQKTIAGEIGSSTMPHKVNPIDFENAEGNLGLANAVFAHLSEKLPVSRWQRDLSDSTVLRNMGVGFAYTQIALESLAKGIGKLESNPARMDDDLDASWEVLAEPIQTVMRRYGVEEPYEKLKDLTRGQRVTAQRIRDFIDTLDIPETAKESLRELTPASYVGNAAEQARNI is encoded by the coding sequence ATGTCCACAGACGGCCTCACGCTTACCCCCCTCACTGCGGTTACGCCCCTCGATGGGCGCTACGCCAGCAAAACCCGCCCCCTTGCGGAGGTTTTCAGTGAGTACGGCCTCATCCGTCGCCGCGTCCTTGTCGAGGTTCACTGGCTCCTGGCCCTGTCCCGGGAGCCTCAAATCACGGAGGTTGCGCCCCTGTCCCCTCAGGCGGTCGCAAAGCTCGAGGCCATTGCCAACAATTTCTCTGTCGATGATGCAGCGCAGATTAAGGCCATTGAGGCCACCACCAATCACGACGTAAAAGCCGTTGAATACTTCATCAAGGAGCGCTTTGAGAACAACGACGAGCTGCAGCGCATCAGTGAGTTTGTACATTTCGCCTGCACCTCCGAAGACATCAATAATCTCGCTCACGCCCTGATGCTCCGCGATGGGCTCACGGAGGTACTGGTACCGGGCTTCGAAAGCCTGGTAAGGACCCTGGCGGGCATCGCCCACGACCTGGCGGATCAACCCATGCTGTCGCGGACTCACGGACAAACGGCCAGTCCCACGACCATGGGTAAGGAAATTGCCAACAGCGTTGCGCGCCTTAGACGTCAGCTGACCCGTATTAACGGGGTGCCTCTCCTGGGGAAAATGAACGGCGCAGTGGGTAACTATAATGCGCACCTGGCAAGCTATCCGGATATTGACTGGCAGTCGTTCAGTGCACACTTCATCGAGGGTCTGGGGCTGGCGCAGAACCCATACACCACGCAGATCGAGCCCCACGACTATATGGCTGAGCTTTTTGATGCCATTGGCGGCGCAAATACCGTGCTGCTGGATTTTGCTCGGGATATTTGGGGCTACATCTCCCTCGGTTACTTCAAACAGAAAACCATCGCCGGGGAGATCGGCTCCTCCACAATGCCCCACAAGGTGAATCCCATCGACTTCGAAAATGCCGAGGGTAATCTGGGCCTGGCCAACGCGGTCTTCGCCCATCTGAGCGAAAAACTACCCGTAAGCCGCTGGCAGCGCGATCTCAGCGATTCCACAGTGCTGCGAAATATGGGTGTGGGTTTTGCCTACACGCAGATTGCCCTGGAGTCCCTGGCCAAGGGCATTGGCAAGCTCGAAAGCAATCCCGCGCGCATGGACGATGATCTCGATGCCAGCTGGGAAGTCTTGGCAGAACCCATACAGACGGTGATGCGGCGCTACGGTGTCGAGGAGCCCTACGAAAAACTCAAGGACCTCACGCGTGGGCAGCGCGTAACAGCCCAACGCATTCGCGATTTTATCGACACCCTGGATATTCCCGAGACAGCGAAGGAGTCTTTGCGGGAGCTGACGCCCGCCAGCTACGTGGGTAATGCCGCCGAACAGGCAAGAAACATCTAG
- a CDS encoding JmjC domain-containing protein: MPDYHLKLDVEHFLARHWQREHLFIPGGFGDFEVPGDGDELAGLAMEADIDGRIVTTDGNHWHQERGPFTAESYQRPGQWTLLVQSVDQHWDEAAELLGAVSFLPSWRLDDIMMSYATDGGSAGPHYDNYDVFIIQGEGQRRWQIGPRCDSNSPLMDNTDLRLLADFEPRCEYLMNTGDVLYVPPGVAHYGVSVGESTSFSIGFRAPRQSDLLARWVDNTLNTVEDDALFEDPAREPAHRSGEITRKDLERARGQLLRAFDQKDARWFGEVVTETGTTPSESSESPPDFDTAVGWITRTPGSRIAWHRLDDELLVFAHGSAREAPLALQPLLETLCSHHDLDVAEAREAHDGASGFLRWLHDEGTVLYYE, from the coding sequence GTGCCGGACTATCACCTGAAACTGGATGTAGAGCACTTCCTCGCGAGGCACTGGCAGCGTGAGCATCTCTTCATCCCCGGAGGCTTCGGGGATTTTGAGGTACCCGGTGATGGGGATGAGCTGGCGGGATTGGCCATGGAAGCCGACATCGACGGCCGCATTGTCACCACTGACGGTAACCACTGGCATCAGGAACGCGGCCCGTTTACGGCAGAAAGCTACCAGCGCCCTGGTCAATGGACCTTGTTGGTACAGAGCGTCGATCAGCATTGGGACGAGGCCGCTGAGCTTCTGGGCGCCGTATCCTTCCTACCCTCCTGGCGCCTCGACGATATCATGATGAGCTACGCCACGGATGGCGGCAGCGCGGGCCCCCATTACGATAATTACGATGTGTTTATCATCCAGGGTGAGGGCCAGCGGCGCTGGCAGATAGGCCCCCGATGCGACAGTAACAGTCCCCTCATGGATAACACCGACCTACGGCTCCTCGCTGACTTTGAACCCCGCTGCGAGTACCTGATGAACACCGGGGATGTGCTGTACGTTCCGCCCGGCGTGGCGCATTACGGCGTCAGTGTGGGCGAGTCCACCAGTTTCTCCATTGGCTTCCGGGCACCGCGACAGAGTGATCTCCTGGCCCGCTGGGTCGACAACACCCTGAACACCGTCGAGGACGACGCTCTGTTTGAGGATCCTGCGCGGGAACCGGCGCACCGTAGCGGTGAAATCACCCGGAAAGATCTGGAGCGTGCCCGGGGGCAGCTGCTCCGGGCCTTTGATCAAAAAGATGCCCGCTGGTTTGGTGAGGTGGTGACGGAAACGGGCACGACCCCTTCGGAGTCATCGGAATCCCCACCGGACTTCGACACCGCCGTGGGATGGATTACGCGAACACCGGGTAGCCGTATTGCCTGGCATCGACTGGATGACGAGCTTCTGGTGTTTGCTCACGGCAGCGCTCGCGAAGCACCCCTTGCGTTGCAGCCGCTGCTGGAAACCCTATGCAGTCACCATGACCTTGATGTTGCGGAGGCACGCGAGGCCCACGATGGGGCGTCGGGATTCCTGCGCTGGCTCCATGACGAGGGAACGGTTCTTTACTATGAATAG
- the scpA gene encoding methylmalonyl-CoA mutase, with translation MSDSNKATPEQLAAWDALATKQMKGKSPDDLIWDTPEGIPVKPLYTAADIENLEHADTLPGMAPYLRGPQATMYAGRPWTIRQYAGFSTAEESNAFYRKALAAGGQGISVAFDLATHRGYDSDHERVTGDVGKAGVAIDSIEDMKILFDEIPLDKVSVSMTMNGAVLPVLAGYIVAAEEQGVAQDQLAGTIQNDILKEFMVRNTYIYPPAPSMRIIGDIISYCSRNMPRFNTISISGYHIQEAGANAALELAYTLADGKEYIRTAIAAGLGIDEFAPRLSFFWGVSMNFYMEIAKMRAARLLWNEIVAEFSPQNPKSSMLRTHSQTSGWSLTAQDPYNNVIRTTIEAMAAVFGGTQSLHTNALDEAIALPSEFAARIARNTQLILQEETGITKVVDPWGGSYMMESLTQEIADKARELIAEVEEAGGMAKAIETGMPKLRIEEAAARKQARIDRGDDVIVGVNKYASSQEDPIDILDIDNAAVRDSQIARLKKIRESRDQNAVDEALAKITACAAGGEGNLLALAIDAVRLRATVGEISDAMESEFGRFTAHAQTVSGVYGAAFQEDENWNMISADIDSFVERHGRRPRMLVCKMGQDGHDRGAKVVATAFADVGFDVDLSPMFSTPAEVARQAVENDVHVVGASSLAAGHKTLVPELIAELAKLNAQDIVVIAGGVIPEQDYPALREAGVQCIFGPGTAIPVAAREVLEAVNAAAE, from the coding sequence ATGAGCGACAGTAACAAGGCCACGCCGGAACAGCTCGCTGCCTGGGATGCCCTGGCGACAAAGCAGATGAAGGGCAAAAGCCCCGACGACTTGATATGGGATACACCCGAGGGTATCCCCGTAAAGCCCCTTTACACTGCGGCTGATATCGAGAACCTCGAGCATGCCGACACCCTGCCGGGTATGGCGCCCTATTTGCGGGGCCCCCAGGCAACGATGTATGCCGGCCGACCCTGGACGATTCGCCAGTACGCGGGATTCAGCACGGCGGAAGAGTCCAATGCCTTTTATCGCAAAGCCCTCGCGGCCGGGGGACAGGGTATTTCCGTTGCCTTTGATCTGGCTACCCACCGCGGCTATGACTCGGACCATGAGCGGGTAACGGGCGATGTGGGTAAAGCGGGCGTTGCCATTGATTCCATCGAGGATATGAAGATTCTCTTTGATGAGATTCCCCTCGACAAAGTCTCTGTCTCCATGACCATGAACGGTGCGGTGCTCCCCGTGCTGGCGGGATACATCGTCGCTGCGGAAGAGCAGGGCGTTGCGCAGGATCAGCTGGCAGGCACCATTCAGAATGACATTCTCAAAGAATTCATGGTGCGCAACACCTACATTTACCCGCCGGCGCCCAGCATGCGCATTATTGGTGACATTATTTCCTACTGTTCCCGGAATATGCCGCGTTTCAATACCATTTCCATATCCGGTTATCACATCCAGGAGGCCGGGGCGAACGCGGCGTTGGAGCTGGCTTACACCCTGGCAGACGGTAAGGAATACATTCGCACGGCCATCGCTGCGGGACTGGGTATCGATGAGTTTGCACCGCGGCTGTCCTTCTTCTGGGGTGTGAGCATGAATTTCTATATGGAGATCGCCAAGATGCGCGCGGCGCGGCTCCTGTGGAACGAAATTGTTGCGGAGTTCTCGCCACAGAATCCCAAGAGCTCCATGCTGCGCACCCACAGCCAGACCTCCGGGTGGTCCCTGACGGCACAGGATCCCTACAATAACGTCATACGCACTACCATCGAGGCCATGGCTGCGGTGTTCGGGGGCACCCAGTCCCTGCACACTAACGCCCTGGATGAAGCTATCGCTTTGCCCTCGGAGTTTGCCGCGCGGATCGCCCGCAACACGCAGCTGATTCTTCAGGAAGAGACGGGCATTACAAAGGTCGTAGACCCCTGGGGAGGTTCCTACATGATGGAGTCTCTGACCCAGGAAATCGCTGATAAGGCGCGGGAGCTCATTGCCGAGGTGGAAGAGGCCGGTGGCATGGCTAAAGCGATTGAAACGGGAATGCCCAAGTTGCGCATCGAAGAGGCGGCGGCGCGGAAGCAGGCTCGTATCGATCGGGGCGACGATGTCATTGTCGGCGTGAACAAATACGCGTCCTCTCAGGAGGACCCCATTGATATTCTGGATATCGATAACGCAGCGGTACGCGATTCGCAGATTGCGCGACTGAAAAAGATCCGCGAATCCCGGGATCAGAACGCCGTGGACGAGGCCCTCGCAAAGATTACGGCCTGCGCAGCGGGCGGCGAGGGTAACCTCCTCGCACTGGCGATTGATGCCGTGCGTCTCCGTGCTACCGTGGGCGAGATATCCGACGCTATGGAGTCAGAATTCGGGCGGTTCACCGCCCACGCGCAGACGGTCTCTGGCGTTTATGGCGCGGCATTTCAGGAAGACGAGAACTGGAACATGATCAGTGCCGATATCGATAGCTTTGTAGAGCGCCACGGCCGGCGCCCGCGCATGCTGGTCTGCAAAATGGGCCAGGACGGCCACGACCGCGGCGCTAAGGTCGTCGCTACCGCCTTTGCAGATGTAGGCTTTGATGTGGATCTGTCGCCGATGTTTTCTACGCCCGCGGAAGTTGCGCGGCAGGCCGTGGAAAATGACGTCCATGTCGTCGGTGCTTCCAGTCTGGCCGCGGGGCATAAGACCCTGGTGCCAGAACTCATAGCAGAGCTCGCCAAGCTCAACGCTCAGGATATCGTGGTTATTGCCGGCGGGGTGATTCCCGAGCAGGATTATCCAGCCCTGCGCGAGGCCGGTGTCCAGTGTATTTTTGGTCCCGGAACAGCGATACCGGTTGCCGCCAGAGAGGTGCTTGAGGCGGTAAACGCCGCCGCGGAGTAG
- the hflD gene encoding high frequency lysogenization protein HflD — translation MSLLREQTIALAGVAQAARIVDQISKTGSYPLEFLESSVNSLFVFDLERAEDIYKGLPGVRLGLQNLCALLANQGDQEQRDAVRYFFNILHLERRFASDEQLREVVRSRLEHASFRAEHFAGNVGDICHSVSGVYQDTFSKLPQRIKVMGSAQHLENQKNADIVRSLLLAGIRSAYLWRQLGGRRWKLAMQRKAMLRNAQELSRGLGLV, via the coding sequence ATGAGTCTTTTACGTGAGCAGACCATCGCCCTCGCGGGCGTCGCACAGGCGGCGCGCATCGTCGATCAGATTTCCAAAACCGGCAGCTATCCCCTGGAGTTTCTCGAAAGCTCCGTAAACAGCCTCTTTGTCTTCGATCTCGAGCGTGCCGAGGATATCTACAAAGGCTTGCCCGGGGTCAGGCTCGGTCTCCAGAATCTCTGCGCCCTCCTCGCCAACCAGGGCGATCAGGAGCAGCGTGACGCGGTGCGTTATTTCTTCAACATCCTGCACCTGGAACGCCGTTTCGCCTCCGATGAGCAATTGCGCGAGGTTGTGCGGTCACGGTTGGAGCACGCCAGTTTCCGGGCCGAGCACTTCGCCGGCAATGTCGGTGACATTTGCCATAGCGTGTCCGGGGTGTATCAGGACACCTTCAGCAAGCTGCCTCAACGTATTAAGGTGATGGGCAGTGCCCAGCACCTTGAGAACCAGAAAAACGCCGATATCGTGCGCAGTCTCCTCCTGGCCGGTATACGCTCCGCATACCTGTGGCGGCAATTGGGCGGGCGGCGCTGGAAACTGGCTATGCAACGAAAAGCGATGCTGAGAAACGCCCAGGAACTCTCCCGCGGTCTCGGCCTCGTCTAA